The Nesterenkonia xinjiangensis genome contains a region encoding:
- a CDS encoding PAC2 family protein, whose translation MKEPLDLLHVHPTEPEEEHGGFPRPGKSDSTVQAQGGDLVLRDPRAARPAENLTMLVSWAGHTDAGALSSQLSEALLGGLPHKLLASFDLDELFDYRSRRPRVTFLEDRFTDYDGPELDLYEVRDASGRPFLLLTGDEPDFQWERVSEAVLELVERLDISLVVLVDALGLPAPHTRPLGVTAHGSRKDLITGISTWSPAAQIEAGLGQVLEMRLDEEGHDVVGYTLHVPHYLAGGRYPQVAVSALEYIGAAMELMLPTDELRESARMVDQDITRQVSGNSEIQGLVHRLEQTFDEHATTEQRSLLVNEDDAVPDAEELGAAVEAFLRAQPTPEDTMPEDTTPEGMGGDSSEDDDTSSGEGLPRLF comes from the coding sequence ATGAAGGAACCCCTGGATCTGCTCCATGTGCACCCCACCGAGCCCGAGGAGGAGCATGGAGGCTTTCCCCGCCCCGGCAAGTCGGACTCCACCGTGCAGGCCCAGGGCGGTGACCTCGTGCTGCGTGATCCGCGGGCGGCCCGGCCGGCGGAGAACCTGACGATGCTGGTCTCCTGGGCCGGGCACACTGACGCAGGTGCGCTGAGCTCCCAGCTCTCCGAAGCCCTGCTGGGGGGCCTGCCGCACAAGCTGCTGGCCAGCTTCGACCTCGATGAGCTCTTCGACTATCGCTCACGCCGTCCCCGTGTGACGTTCCTGGAGGACCGCTTCACCGACTACGACGGACCTGAGCTCGACCTCTACGAGGTGCGCGACGCCTCCGGAAGGCCGTTCCTGCTGCTCACCGGCGACGAGCCCGACTTTCAGTGGGAGCGCGTCTCCGAGGCGGTGCTGGAGCTGGTGGAGCGACTGGACATCTCCCTGGTGGTCCTGGTGGACGCGTTGGGCCTGCCGGCCCCGCACACCCGGCCGTTGGGCGTGACGGCCCATGGCAGCCGCAAAGACCTGATCACCGGCATCTCCACCTGGAGCCCCGCCGCGCAGATCGAGGCCGGCCTGGGACAGGTGCTCGAGATGCGTCTGGACGAGGAGGGGCACGACGTCGTCGGGTACACCCTGCACGTCCCGCACTACCTGGCCGGCGGTCGGTATCCGCAGGTCGCAGTCTCCGCGCTGGAGTACATCGGCGCCGCCATGGAGCTGATGCTGCCTACTGATGAGCTGCGGGAGTCTGCCCGGATGGTCGACCAAGACATCACCCGGCAGGTCAGTGGCAACAGTGAGATCCAGGGACTGGTGCACCGGCTGGAGCAGACTTTCGACGAGCACGCCACGACTGAGCAGCGATCCCTGCTGGTCAATGAGGACGACGCCGTCCCCGACGCCGAGGAGCTCGGTGCCGCAGTGGAGGCGTTCCTGCGTGCTCAGCCGACGCCAGAGGACACCATGCCCGAGGACACCACGCCCGAGGGGATGGGTGGCGACTCTTCCGAGGACGACGACACCTCCTCCGGCGAAGGCCTGCCACGCCTGTTCTGA
- a CDS encoding leucyl aminopeptidase encodes MINDFQPTLSAVATAVEKTQTDALVLGVAKGPEGPILLPNPLADKAARGVADSLKALGATGAADQLLRLPGVDGFRSETLVLIGVGELTGEPTGGVSLEALRRAAGSAVRQLGSLNSVALALPASSPEEVAAVAEGAAIGAYSFTAFRSSEEARAKTPVEEILILTDLKDRHTKSVLDRAAVVGSAVRATRDLVNAPPSHLYPETFADLAADLAGRTKAPAQNGSTTKAPKLGVKVWEEKDLEKGGFGGLLGVGGGSSRGPRLVRIEHSPSKPAAHVALVGKGITFDSGGLSLKPASAMTTMKLDMGGAATVLAVVRAAADLDLPIKVTGWLCLAENMPSSTAQRPEDVITIRGGKTVEVLNTDAEGRLVMADGLVVASEEQPDALIDVATLTGAQMVALGLRTSGVMGEEQLRSALVDSADSAGEKVWPMPIPEEVRSGFDSEVADLTNLGDRHGGMLGAAAFLREFVGERADADQDVLDAEARRIPWAHLDIAGPAFNEKSAYGYTPKAGTGVMVRTLIGYLESLSR; translated from the coding sequence GTGATCAACGACTTCCAGCCCACACTCTCCGCTGTCGCCACGGCTGTCGAGAAGACCCAGACCGACGCTCTCGTGCTCGGCGTGGCAAAGGGGCCTGAAGGCCCCATCCTCCTGCCGAACCCCTTGGCGGACAAGGCCGCCCGCGGCGTGGCCGACTCGCTGAAGGCCCTCGGCGCCACCGGTGCGGCCGACCAGCTGCTCCGACTGCCCGGCGTCGACGGCTTCCGCAGCGAGACCCTTGTGCTGATCGGCGTCGGCGAGCTGACCGGTGAGCCCACCGGCGGCGTGTCGCTGGAGGCGCTGCGCCGCGCGGCCGGCTCCGCGGTGCGTCAGCTGGGGTCGCTGAACTCGGTGGCCCTGGCGCTGCCCGCATCCAGCCCGGAGGAGGTCGCAGCCGTCGCCGAGGGTGCCGCCATCGGTGCCTACTCCTTCACGGCCTTCCGCAGCTCTGAGGAGGCCCGCGCGAAGACTCCGGTGGAGGAGATCCTCATCCTCACCGATCTCAAGGACCGTCACACGAAGTCGGTGCTGGACCGCGCGGCCGTCGTCGGCTCCGCCGTGCGCGCCACCCGCGACCTCGTCAACGCTCCTCCGAGCCACCTCTACCCCGAGACCTTCGCTGATCTCGCCGCCGACCTGGCCGGCCGCACCAAGGCACCGGCTCAGAACGGCTCCACTACCAAGGCTCCGAAGCTCGGGGTCAAGGTCTGGGAGGAGAAGGACCTCGAGAAGGGCGGCTTCGGTGGACTGCTCGGCGTCGGAGGCGGCTCCTCGCGCGGCCCGCGCCTGGTGCGCATCGAGCACTCCCCCTCCAAGCCTGCGGCCCACGTGGCACTGGTGGGGAAGGGCATCACCTTCGACTCCGGCGGCCTGTCGCTGAAGCCGGCTTCCGCGATGACCACGATGAAGCTCGACATGGGTGGCGCCGCCACAGTGCTCGCCGTGGTCCGGGCGGCCGCCGACCTCGACCTGCCGATCAAGGTCACCGGCTGGCTCTGCCTGGCCGAGAACATGCCCTCCTCCACCGCGCAGCGTCCGGAGGACGTGATCACCATCCGCGGCGGCAAGACCGTCGAGGTCCTGAACACCGATGCTGAGGGTCGCCTGGTGATGGCCGATGGTCTGGTCGTGGCTTCCGAAGAACAGCCTGACGCGCTCATCGACGTCGCCACTCTGACCGGCGCCCAGATGGTCGCCCTGGGGCTGCGCACCAGCGGCGTGATGGGCGAGGAGCAGCTGCGCTCCGCGCTGGTCGACTCTGCTGACTCCGCCGGCGAGAAGGTCTGGCCCATGCCGATCCCTGAGGAGGTGCGCTCGGGCTTCGACTCCGAGGTGGCCGATCTCACCAACCTCGGCGATCGCCACGGCGGCATGCTGGGTGCGGCCGCGTTCCTGCGTGAGTTCGTCGGTGAACGTGCCGACGCCGACCAGGACGTCCTCGACGCCGAGGCGCGCAGGATCCCCTGGGCACACCTGGACATCGCCGGACCGGCCTTCAACGAGAAGTCCGCCTACGGGTACACGCCCAAGGCCGGCACCGGCGTGATGGTCCGGACATTGATCGGCTATCTCGAGAGCCTCTCCCGCTGA
- the lpdA gene encoding dihydrolipoyl dehydrogenase, producing MADQPQAQEFDVLVLGGGSAGYAAALRSVQHGLTVGLIERSKLGGTCLHTGCIPTKAYLHAAELADEARSSEKYGVKTTFEGIDMAKVREYKDGIVAGKHKGLTGLLKMRKVTVIEGEGRLVSPQEIEVDGTRYTGRNIVLATGSTSKTMGLPIGGRIITSTEALEMDHTPKSAIVLGGGVIGCEFASAWTSYGTDVTIIEGLPSLVPNEDPAIIKNLERSFKKRGITFNTGTFFKDVTETDDGVKVTLEDGKTFEAEICLVAVGRGPVTEGFGFEEQGVTLDRGFVITDERLHTGVGSIYAVGDIVPGLQLAHRGYQQGIFVAEEIVGNNPVVVEDINIPKVTFCEPEIMSVGYTQPKAEEEYGKDNVEVTEYNLAGNGKSSILGTGGLIKMVSVKGGPIVGVHGIGSRIGEQIGEAQLIVNWEAYPEDVATLVHAHPTQNEALGEAAMALFGHPLHG from the coding sequence GTGGCCGACCAGCCCCAGGCACAGGAATTCGACGTACTCGTCCTCGGCGGAGGCAGCGCAGGCTACGCCGCGGCGCTTCGCTCGGTGCAGCATGGACTCACGGTCGGTCTGATCGAGCGGTCCAAGCTCGGCGGCACCTGCCTGCACACCGGCTGCATCCCGACGAAGGCCTACCTGCATGCGGCGGAGCTCGCCGACGAGGCCCGGTCCAGCGAGAAGTATGGCGTGAAGACCACCTTCGAGGGCATCGACATGGCCAAGGTCCGCGAATACAAGGACGGCATCGTCGCGGGCAAGCACAAGGGGCTCACGGGTCTGCTGAAGATGCGCAAGGTCACCGTCATCGAAGGTGAGGGCCGTCTGGTCTCGCCGCAGGAGATCGAGGTCGACGGCACCCGCTACACCGGCCGCAACATCGTCCTGGCCACCGGCTCCACGTCCAAGACGATGGGCCTGCCCATCGGTGGTCGGATCATCACCTCCACAGAGGCCCTGGAGATGGACCACACACCGAAGTCGGCCATCGTCCTCGGCGGAGGCGTCATCGGCTGCGAGTTCGCCTCCGCGTGGACCTCCTACGGCACGGACGTCACGATCATCGAGGGGCTGCCCTCTCTGGTCCCCAACGAGGACCCGGCCATCATCAAGAACCTGGAGCGCAGCTTCAAGAAGCGCGGCATCACGTTCAACACCGGCACCTTCTTCAAGGACGTCACGGAGACCGACGACGGCGTCAAGGTCACCCTCGAGGACGGCAAGACCTTCGAGGCGGAGATCTGCCTGGTCGCTGTCGGCCGCGGCCCGGTCACCGAGGGCTTCGGCTTCGAGGAGCAGGGCGTCACCCTTGACCGCGGCTTCGTCATCACCGACGAGCGGCTGCACACCGGCGTCGGCAGCATCTACGCCGTCGGCGACATCGTGCCGGGCCTGCAGCTGGCCCACCGCGGCTACCAGCAGGGCATCTTCGTGGCCGAAGAGATCGTCGGCAACAACCCGGTGGTGGTCGAGGACATCAACATTCCCAAGGTCACCTTCTGCGAGCCGGAAATCATGTCCGTCGGCTACACCCAGCCCAAGGCTGAGGAGGAGTACGGCAAGGACAACGTCGAGGTCACCGAGTACAACCTCGCCGGCAACGGCAAGTCCTCGATCCTGGGCACCGGGGGGCTCATCAAGATGGTGAGCGTCAAAGGCGGCCCGATCGTCGGAGTGCATGGCATCGGCTCCCGCATCGGGGAGCAGATCGGCGAGGCGCAGCTCATCGTGAACTGGGAAGCCTACCCGGAGGACGTCGCCACCCTGGTGCACGCCCACCCGACGCAGAACGAGGCGCTCGGCGAAGCGGCCATGGCGCTCTTCGGGCATCCGCTGCACGGCTGA
- the sucB gene encoding 2-oxoglutarate dehydrogenase, E2 component, dihydrolipoamide succinyltransferase: MSETVNLPALGESVTEGTVTRWLVEVGEEVEVDQPIVEVSTDKVDTEVPSPAAGVIEELLVGEDETVEVGAPLVKIGDGSGGGSEDTGSDDAADGDDEQATEEAAGDTEEPTEEAAEEASEPAGEAEGAEATPEESSPAEDTGSSGDGESQEVTLPALGESVTEGTVTRWLVEVGDEIEVDQPLLEVSTDKVDTEVPSPVAGTLQEIKVGEDETVEVGAVLALVGSGAAPEQDAPAEEKPEAEEKPEPEAEEKPEPEPEAEEKPEPEEESEEPSDSEASAEPKRAAQKEAPAQETTGGAEGYVTPLVRRLAKKEGIDLSSVTGTGVGGRIRKQDVVEAAESKKASAAPAASAAAPAAASGAEVEVDTTKRGSTEKAPRIRQVIAQRMNESLEVSAQLTQVHEVDMTRIVNVRNQAKSAFKQANGVNLSYLAFIAVAVTEGLKQHPKLNAEYDEKQQQITYHDAEHLSFAVDTEKGLMVPVISDAGDLNLAGMAKKISDVAARTRSNKIGPNELSGGTFTITNLGSFGALTDTPIINQPQVAILGPGSIVKRPMVVTDAEGNESIGIRHMMYLSLTYDHRLVDGADAGRFMQTLKARLEDGSFESQLGL; this comes from the coding sequence ATGTCTGAGACCGTGAACCTTCCAGCCCTCGGTGAATCAGTCACCGAAGGCACTGTCACCCGATGGCTCGTGGAGGTCGGGGAGGAGGTGGAGGTCGACCAGCCGATCGTGGAGGTCTCCACCGACAAGGTCGACACCGAGGTGCCCTCCCCTGCTGCGGGCGTCATCGAGGAGCTGCTCGTGGGCGAGGACGAGACCGTCGAGGTCGGCGCCCCCCTGGTGAAGATCGGCGACGGCTCCGGCGGCGGATCTGAGGACACCGGCTCCGACGACGCTGCCGACGGCGACGACGAGCAGGCCACGGAAGAGGCTGCTGGCGACACCGAGGAACCCACTGAGGAAGCCGCTGAAGAAGCCTCCGAGCCCGCCGGCGAGGCGGAGGGGGCTGAGGCCACTCCCGAGGAGTCCTCGCCTGCCGAGGACACCGGCTCCTCCGGCGACGGCGAATCCCAGGAGGTCACCCTCCCGGCGCTGGGCGAGTCCGTCACTGAGGGCACCGTCACCCGGTGGTTGGTCGAGGTCGGCGACGAGATCGAGGTGGACCAGCCTCTGCTCGAGGTCTCCACCGACAAGGTCGACACCGAAGTCCCCTCGCCCGTGGCCGGAACTCTGCAGGAGATCAAGGTCGGCGAGGACGAGACGGTCGAGGTCGGTGCCGTGCTGGCACTGGTCGGCTCGGGCGCCGCCCCGGAGCAGGATGCCCCTGCCGAGGAGAAGCCCGAGGCTGAGGAGAAGCCCGAGCCCGAGGCTGAGGAGAAGCCCGAGCCCGAGCCCGAGGCTGAGGAGAAGCCCGAGCCCGAGGAGGAGTCTGAGGAGCCGTCCGACTCCGAAGCGTCTGCCGAACCGAAGAGGGCCGCACAGAAGGAGGCTCCGGCTCAGGAGACCACCGGTGGTGCCGAGGGCTACGTGACCCCGCTGGTCCGACGGCTGGCGAAGAAGGAAGGCATCGATCTGTCTTCCGTCACGGGTACCGGCGTCGGGGGTCGCATCCGCAAGCAGGACGTCGTCGAGGCCGCCGAGTCCAAGAAGGCATCGGCAGCACCGGCCGCCTCCGCGGCGGCGCCTGCGGCTGCCTCCGGCGCTGAGGTCGAGGTCGACACCACCAAGCGAGGCTCCACCGAGAAGGCTCCGCGCATCCGGCAGGTGATCGCTCAGCGGATGAACGAGTCGCTTGAGGTCAGTGCTCAGCTGACGCAGGTGCATGAAGTCGACATGACGCGCATCGTGAACGTCCGGAACCAGGCCAAATCTGCCTTCAAGCAGGCCAACGGGGTGAATCTCTCCTACTTGGCGTTCATCGCGGTGGCCGTCACCGAGGGGCTCAAGCAGCACCCGAAGCTGAACGCCGAGTATGACGAGAAGCAGCAGCAGATCACCTACCACGATGCCGAGCACCTGTCCTTCGCCGTGGACACGGAGAAGGGGCTCATGGTTCCAGTGATCTCCGACGCCGGCGACCTGAACCTGGCCGGCATGGCGAAGAAGATCTCCGACGTCGCGGCGCGGACACGCAGCAACAAGATTGGCCCGAACGAGCTCTCGGGCGGGACCTTCACGATCACCAATCTGGGCTCCTTCGGTGCCCTGACCGATACTCCGATCATCAACCAGCCGCAGGTGGCGATCCTCGGCCCGGGATCCATCGTCAAGCGCCCGATGGTCGTCACAGATGCGGAGGGCAACGAGAGCATCGGCATCCGCCACATGATGTACCTCTCGCTGACCTACGACCACCGTCTGGTCGACGGTGCCGACGCTGGCCGCTTCATGCAGACGCTGAAGGCACGCTTGGAGGACGGCAGCTTCGAGTCCCAGCTGGGTCTGTGA
- a CDS encoding protein kinase domain-containing protein, whose amino-acid sequence MNSNTTRPHAAAPSEAGQPPVGSRIEEDPRQGASGSLSAPRRGAPPRAAGLRVIRLLGVGASSSVWLARVTGDGPRWTGGEPGRDTVAIKIVGGHAPPQPSGGPSWEHGAEHGREQSAGGRGQLTAELQAMRRLRHPHLVSAFGWTETSCGPGLLLEPFTAGSLGRILAARGTLSLGEVVTALSPIAQALQHLHRGGIAHGDVSPGNVLFAPDGRPALADLGDAQLLGEARGAAATAGFAAPERLLAARGAHRDAGARAWEATLAPEADVYSLAAVTWYALTGSPPGPERSRTPLGTLCPRVPPRLIRLLEETLGDDPEARPGAGEFAAGLHRSAAPQPLDLSPHVDDEVIAELPTMGPGDGSLSSGLSHGRRRLVSVCAGALFFATGIILLGGLGADGPEFSSAEDPVDDVARASELLDDDDPLRAVQALGVLRTAALRDPEQAAVRDYVAADSPAERSEEELLRRLAKAGREYHGATMTIRPAGEPQPAEGTLDVGGDDAALVIPTHVTMDALDGPRAEVQDVRLVLSRPDGSWRLHAVQEATEETGP is encoded by the coding sequence ATGAACAGCAACACGACGCGCCCCCACGCAGCTGCCCCCTCCGAAGCCGGCCAGCCGCCCGTCGGGAGCCGCATCGAGGAGGACCCCCGCCAGGGCGCCTCGGGGAGCCTCTCCGCCCCGCGGCGTGGAGCACCTCCTCGTGCCGCGGGCCTTCGGGTGATCAGGCTGCTCGGGGTCGGAGCATCGTCGTCGGTGTGGCTCGCCCGTGTCACCGGAGACGGCCCGCGCTGGACCGGTGGTGAGCCCGGGAGGGACACCGTGGCGATCAAGATCGTCGGCGGGCACGCTCCGCCGCAGCCGTCGGGCGGTCCCTCCTGGGAACACGGAGCGGAACACGGACGGGAGCAGAGCGCCGGCGGTCGCGGTCAGCTCACTGCCGAGCTGCAGGCGATGCGCCGTCTGCGCCATCCGCATCTGGTGAGCGCCTTCGGCTGGACTGAGACCTCCTGCGGCCCGGGGCTCCTGCTCGAGCCGTTCACCGCTGGATCTCTGGGCCGGATCCTCGCCGCACGGGGCACGCTTAGCCTGGGGGAGGTGGTCACAGCGCTGAGTCCGATCGCGCAGGCGCTGCAGCATCTGCACCGGGGCGGGATCGCTCATGGGGACGTCTCACCCGGCAACGTGCTCTTCGCACCCGACGGGCGTCCAGCACTTGCTGATCTCGGAGACGCGCAGCTGCTGGGCGAAGCCCGTGGCGCAGCGGCCACCGCCGGCTTCGCCGCGCCGGAACGGCTTCTGGCCGCACGCGGAGCTCATCGGGACGCCGGCGCGCGAGCCTGGGAGGCCACCCTGGCTCCCGAGGCCGACGTGTACTCCCTGGCGGCCGTGACCTGGTATGCGCTGACGGGCTCCCCGCCCGGGCCGGAACGCAGTCGCACACCCCTGGGCACGCTCTGTCCCCGGGTGCCGCCACGGCTGATCCGGCTCCTCGAGGAGACCCTCGGGGACGACCCCGAGGCCCGGCCTGGCGCGGGGGAGTTCGCCGCCGGGCTCCATCGCAGTGCGGCGCCCCAGCCGCTCGACCTCTCGCCCCATGTGGACGACGAGGTGATCGCGGAGCTGCCCACCATGGGCCCTGGCGACGGGTCCCTGAGCTCAGGCCTGTCACATGGGCGGCGACGCCTCGTCTCCGTGTGTGCCGGAGCACTGTTCTTCGCCACGGGCATCATCCTGCTCGGGGGACTCGGCGCAGACGGGCCGGAGTTCTCCTCGGCGGAGGATCCCGTGGACGACGTCGCGCGTGCCTCCGAGCTGCTCGACGATGACGATCCGTTGCGCGCCGTGCAGGCCCTGGGAGTGCTGCGCACCGCGGCGCTACGGGATCCGGAGCAGGCCGCGGTCCGAGACTACGTCGCCGCGGACTCGCCGGCTGAGAGGTCGGAGGAGGAGCTGCTGCGCCGTCTCGCGAAGGCCGGACGGGAGTATCACGGCGCGACCATGACGATCCGTCCGGCGGGGGAGCCTCAGCCCGCTGAGGGCACGCTAGACGTCGGCGGGGACGACGCAGCGCTGGTCATACCCACCCACGTCACCATGGACGCCTTGGACGGCCCCCGCGCCGAGGTGCAGGACGTCCGCCTCGTGCTCAGCCGGCCGGACGGATCCTGGCGCCTGCACGCGGTGCAGGAGGCCACAGAGGAGACAGGCCCGTGA
- the lipB gene encoding lipoyl(octanoyl) transferase LipB, protein MDLMDLAFRRLGLHPDLVDYAEALAIQRQLHTDVLADQSPSTVLLLEHQDVYTAGRRTEPEDRPKDGTPVVDVDRGGKITWHGRGQLVGYPILKLAKRAMVKDYVASLEELLIRVLRREYGITSTTVEGRSGVWLVDGGRDRKIAAIGLRVHRSVTMHGFALNCSNSLTPFENIVPCGISDADTTTISAEVGEEIAPADVVDAVAAELAAELPRFLGGAHITPAAEGALS, encoded by the coding sequence CTGGATCTCATGGACCTTGCCTTCCGGAGGCTCGGCCTCCACCCCGATCTGGTGGACTACGCCGAGGCCCTCGCCATCCAGCGGCAGCTGCACACCGACGTGCTCGCCGATCAGTCTCCCTCCACCGTGCTGCTCCTCGAGCATCAGGACGTCTACACGGCGGGTCGCCGCACCGAACCGGAGGACCGGCCCAAGGACGGCACGCCCGTGGTCGACGTCGACCGTGGAGGCAAGATCACCTGGCACGGGCGCGGACAGCTCGTGGGATATCCCATCCTGAAGCTCGCCAAGCGCGCCATGGTCAAGGACTACGTGGCGTCTCTGGAGGAGCTGCTCATCCGGGTGCTACGCCGTGAATACGGCATCACCTCCACCACCGTGGAGGGGCGCTCCGGTGTCTGGCTGGTCGACGGCGGGCGCGACCGGAAGATCGCCGCCATCGGGCTGCGCGTCCACCGCTCCGTGACCATGCACGGATTCGCCCTGAACTGCTCGAACAGCCTGACGCCCTTCGAGAACATCGTCCCCTGCGGCATCAGCGATGCCGACACCACCACCATCAGCGCCGAGGTGGGCGAGGAGATCGCTCCCGCCGACGTCGTCGACGCCGTGGCCGCGGAGCTCGCCGCCGAGCTGCCTCGCTTCCTCGGCGGCGCACACATCACCCCTGCTGCAGAAGGAGCCCTGTCGTGA
- the lipA gene encoding lipoyl synthase, with protein MTLAPEGRRMLRVEARNSEVPVERKPEWMRTKVKMGPEFAAMKKRVGSKGLHTVCEEAGCPNIFECWEDREATFLIGGSACTRRCDFCEIDTGRPQPVDEGEPLQVAESVREMNLRYATVTGVARDDLPDEGVWLYAETIRKIHELNPGTGVEILIPDFSGKDENIAAICETAPEVFAHNVETVPRIFRRIRPAFRYERSLDVLTQGRSHGMITKSNLILGMGETREEITEALQDLHDAGCDLITITQYLRPTPRHLPVDRWLKPQEFLEISEEAEEIGFLGVMSGPLVRSSYRAGSLWAKAMQKKGREIPPELAHIQPSGTTRQEAATLVAAGH; from the coding sequence GTGACTCTCGCCCCCGAAGGCCGTCGCATGCTCCGCGTGGAGGCGCGGAACTCCGAGGTGCCCGTCGAGCGGAAGCCCGAGTGGATGCGCACCAAGGTGAAGATGGGGCCGGAATTCGCCGCCATGAAGAAGCGGGTCGGTTCCAAAGGGCTGCACACCGTGTGCGAGGAGGCCGGCTGTCCGAACATCTTCGAGTGCTGGGAGGACCGCGAGGCGACCTTCCTCATCGGCGGCTCCGCCTGCACCCGGCGCTGCGACTTCTGCGAGATCGACACCGGTCGTCCGCAGCCGGTGGACGAGGGTGAGCCCCTCCAGGTCGCCGAGTCCGTGCGGGAGATGAACCTCCGCTATGCCACCGTCACGGGGGTGGCCCGCGACGATCTGCCCGACGAAGGTGTCTGGCTCTACGCGGAGACGATCCGCAAGATCCACGAGCTGAACCCCGGCACGGGTGTGGAGATCCTGATCCCCGACTTCTCCGGCAAGGACGAGAACATCGCCGCGATCTGTGAGACGGCACCGGAGGTCTTCGCCCACAACGTGGAGACCGTGCCGCGCATCTTCCGCCGCATCCGTCCGGCCTTCCGCTATGAGCGCTCCCTGGACGTGCTCACCCAGGGCCGGAGCCACGGGATGATCACCAAGTCGAATCTCATCCTGGGCATGGGCGAGACCCGTGAGGAGATCACCGAGGCGCTGCAGGACCTCCATGACGCCGGGTGCGACCTGATCACGATCACCCAGTACCTGCGCCCCACCCCGCGGCACCTGCCGGTGGACCGCTGGCTCAAGCCGCAGGAGTTCCTGGAGATCTCCGAGGAGGCCGAAGAGATCGGGTTCCTGGGTGTGATGTCTGGACCCCTGGTCCGTTCCTCCTATCGCGCCGGCTCCCTGTGGGCCAAGGCCATGCAGAAGAAGGGCCGGGAGATCCCACCGGAGCTGGCACACATCCAGCCCTCCGGCACCACCCGCCAGGAGGCCGCGACACTGGTCGCAGCCGGCCACTGA
- a CDS encoding DUF4191 domain-containing protein, whose protein sequence is MAPADSPTPQVSSKAEAKAELKKLKAQQKAETQARKSRKKANKKEGFFSRIKQVFSMTRAHDPNIAWWMALAFLITFGVSAVLMGLLLNWVTGILFGLPMGLLAAMILMNRRAEKAAFARIEGRPGAAAAALGTLRRGWIVVEEPVSMDPKTQAAIFRVVGRPGLVLITDGPAGAVRKMVPKTRKRFSPILRDTGVPIHVVETGNGEGQVPLPKLTKHLKKLDKALNKHEVSALEQRLASLPISRPPIPKGVDPYRVRPDRKAMRG, encoded by the coding sequence ATGGCACCAGCTGACTCCCCCACTCCCCAGGTCTCGTCGAAGGCAGAGGCGAAGGCCGAGCTCAAGAAGCTCAAGGCCCAGCAGAAGGCCGAGACTCAGGCCCGCAAATCCCGGAAGAAGGCCAACAAGAAGGAAGGCTTCTTCTCGCGCATCAAGCAGGTCTTCTCGATGACCCGCGCGCACGATCCCAACATCGCCTGGTGGATGGCCCTGGCCTTCCTCATCACCTTCGGCGTCTCCGCGGTGCTCATGGGGCTGCTCCTCAACTGGGTCACCGGCATCCTGTTCGGCCTCCCCATGGGCCTGCTGGCCGCGATGATCCTGATGAACCGCCGTGCCGAGAAGGCCGCGTTCGCTCGGATCGAGGGGCGCCCCGGTGCTGCCGCCGCCGCGCTGGGCACGCTGCGCCGAGGATGGATCGTCGTGGAGGAGCCGGTGTCGATGGACCCGAAGACGCAGGCCGCCATCTTTCGCGTGGTCGGCCGACCCGGCCTGGTCCTGATCACCGACGGACCCGCCGGCGCGGTCCGCAAGATGGTCCCCAAGACTCGTAAGAGGTTCAGCCCCATCCTGCGTGACACGGGTGTGCCCATCCACGTGGTGGAGACCGGCAACGGCGAGGGCCAGGTCCCGCTGCCCAAGCTCACCAAGCACCTGAAGAAGCTCGACAAGGCGCTCAACAAGCATGAGGTGAGTGCTCTGGAGCAGCGGCTGGCGTCCCTTCCGATCTCCCGTCCGCCCATCCCCAAGGGTGTCGACCCCTACCGTGTCCGTCCCGACCGCAAGGCGATGCGAGGCTGA
- the rpsD gene encoding 30S ribosomal protein S4 encodes MPTTPLRGRRTVKASRALGIALTPKAQKYLDRRPYGPGQHGRTRRKTDSDYAVRLREKQRLRAQYGIREAQMVRYFEEAKRRDGLTGENLIELLESRLDALVLRAGFARTSAQARQFVVHRHITVNGKRVDRPSFRVKPGQVIQVHERSEKFEPFQVAASGAHQDVLPTVPGYLSVDIDKLQATLSRAPKREEVPVTCEEQLVVEYYAR; translated from the coding sequence ATGCCCACCACTCCCCTGCGCGGTCGTCGTACCGTGAAGGCCTCGCGTGCCCTCGGCATCGCGTTGACGCCGAAGGCCCAGAAGTACCTGGACCGTCGGCCCTACGGCCCCGGCCAGCACGGCCGCACCCGTCGCAAGACCGATTCCGACTACGCGGTGCGTCTGCGCGAGAAGCAGCGTCTGCGCGCCCAGTACGGCATCCGCGAAGCGCAGATGGTGCGCTACTTCGAGGAGGCCAAGCGTCGCGACGGGCTGACCGGTGAGAACCTCATCGAACTGCTCGAGTCGCGGCTCGACGCTCTGGTCCTGCGTGCCGGCTTCGCCCGCACCAGTGCCCAGGCCCGCCAGTTCGTGGTCCACCGTCACATCACGGTCAACGGCAAGCGCGTGGACCGTCCGTCCTTCCGCGTGAAGCCCGGCCAGGTCATCCAGGTCCACGAGCGCTCGGAGAAGTTCGAGCCGTTCCAGGTCGCCGCCTCCGGCGCCCACCAGGACGTGCTCCCCACGGTGCCCGGCTACCTCTCCGTCGACATCGACAAGCTGCAGGCGACCCTGTCTCGTGCTCCCAAGCGCGAAGAGGTCCCCGTCACCTGTGAAGAGCAGCTCGTCGTCGAGTACTACGCCCGCTGA